In one Cyprinus carpio isolate SPL01 chromosome B2, ASM1834038v1, whole genome shotgun sequence genomic region, the following are encoded:
- the LOC109068682 gene encoding UAP56-interacting factor-like, translating to MSKSSYKSVGGGSTEELDKVDMSLDDIIRLNKKQKQFQAQTTKRRLPVKGRFTQGKKTGPRAAVPFKRGGVVNKRFTRNRKLPPTVARRRGQGVITGLAARKNAVLFKGISPLNRPVQNRPAPNRQMPNSAAVNQRSQPFVQRRQMQIQRRPNRQMDSQKPQGSVSYRPVRLHRRWNAPTAQQTQREARQATFLFRRGIKVHAQVQKTKSAQPTQRTRSWRTPTNNSGILTVSIDNPTARTQPEPAQSWSLHPVTPARPSPPQEEPERKPPKGVALQFDINSVGKQTGMTLSERFRLLKDQRVAAAQQSSKGGRFVTVA from the exons ATGAGTAAATCTAGTTATAAATCGGTCGGCGGTGGCAGTACGGAGGAACTCGATAAGGTTGACATGTCTTTAG ATGATATTATCCGGTTGAATAAGAAGCAGAAACAATTCCAGGCCCAGACGACAAAGCGCAGACTCCCGGTGAAAGGTCGCTTCACTCAAGGGAAGAAAACTGGGCCAAGAGCTGCAGTGCCATTTAAAAGAG GAGGTGTTGTGAACAAACGCTTCACTCGAAACCGCAAGCTTCCTCCCACAGTGGCCAGGCGTCGTGGGCAGGGGGTCATCACTGGTTTAGCTGCGAGAAAAAATGCCGTCCTGTTTAAAGGGATCAGTCCGCTCAACCGACCCGTCCAGAACAGACCTGCTCCGAACAGACAGATGCCCAACAGTGCAGCTGTTAACCAG AGATCTCAGCCGTTTGTCCAGCGGCGACAGATGCAGATCCAGAGGAGACCAAACAGACAGATGGACTCTCAGAAACCTCAGGGCTCAGTTTCTTACAGACCGGTTCGGCTTCACAGAAGATG GAATGCTCCAACTGCTCAGCAAACACAGAGAGAAGCACGACAGGCCACCTTCCTCTTCAGAAGAGGAATCAAA gttcATGCACAAGTTCAGAAGACAAAGTCTGCTCAACCCACACAGAGAACGCGCTC GTGGCGCACTCCTACAAACAACAGTGGCATCCTCACTGTGTCAATAGACAACCCCACAGCTAGAACACAGCCCGA GCCGGCTCAGTCCTGGTCCCTGCACCCCGTGACTCCAGCACGCCCCTCACCTCCTCAAGAGGAGCCGGAGAGGAAACCTCCTAAAGGTGTCGCCCTGCAGTTTGATATCAACAGTGTTGGGAAACAG ACTGGAATGACCCTCAGCGAGCGGTTCCGCCTCCTGAAGGACCAGCGTGTGGCGGCAGCACAGCAGAGCAGCAAAGGAGGCCGCTTCGTCACTGTGGCCTAG
- the LOC109064241 gene encoding neuromedin-U receptor 1-like isoform X2, which yields MIQYNCSSPDSLYAAVNASWCSTREDECHNRTASQSDLCLSRSAYLEKYLGPCRSPFFLPTCITYLLIFVVGVLGNSLTCIVIARHRVMRTTTNYYLFSLAISDLLVLLLGLPLELYELWSNYPFLFGVTGCYFKTCLFETVCFASVLNVTALSVERYRAVVHPLQAKHVATHAHAKRVILVLWAISLLCALPNTSLHGVETFKPRFGLTFPDSGVCTVVHERWIYNLLVQVTSLLFFILPMLTITVLYVLIGLQLHRERDCFDSKIGLNQDGVNQRARHRQVTKMLCALVIVFGICWAPFHIDRVMWSYIDDWTAENHHVFEYVHLLSGVFFYLSSVVNPILYNLMSSRFREMFREVVCQKKHRQLSIIP from the exons ATGATCCAGTACAACTGCTCGTCTCCAGACTCGCTGTACGCTGCTGTGAATGCGTCATGGTGCTCCACCAGAGAGGACGAGTGTCACAACAGAACAGCGAGCCAGTCAGACCTCTGTCTGAGCCGCAGCGCTTACCTGGAGAAGTACCTGGGCCCTTGCCGTTCACCCTTCTTCCTGCCCACGTGCATCACCTACCTGCTCATCTTTGTAGTCGGCGTGCTGGGCAACAGCCTGACTTGTATAGTCATCGCCCGTCACCGCGTGATGCGCACAACCACAAACTACTACCTGTTCAGCTTGGCCATTTCTGACCTCCTCGTGCTGCTGCTGGGTCTCCCGCTGGAGCTTTATGAACTGTGGAGCAACTATCCCTTTCTGTTTGGCGTCACTGGCTGCTACTTCAAAACCTGCCTGTTCGAGACGGTCTGCTTTGCGTCTGTGCTCAACGTGACCGCCTTGAGCGTCGAGCGCTACAGAGCCGTGGTGCATCCTCTGCAGGCCAAACACGTGGCGACGCACGCTCATGCCAAGCGCGTTATCCTCGTGCTCTGGGCCATCTCGCTGTTGTGTGCCTTGCCCAATACCAGTCTGCATGGTGTGGAGACGTTTAAGCCCCGTTTTGGACTCACTTTCCCCGATTCGGGTGTGTGTACGGTGGTGCACGAGAGGTGGATCTACAATTTGCTGGTGCAGGTGACGTCGCTGCTCTTCTTCATCCTGCCAATGCTGACCATCACTGTGCTGTATGTGCTGATCGGCCTGCAGCTGCATCGAGAACGGGACTGTTTTGATTCAAAGATCGGGCTCAATCAGGATGGGGTAAATCAGAGGGCACGTCATCGGCAAGTCACAAAAATGCTCT GTGCATTGGTGATTGTGTTTGGGATCTGCTGGGCCCCGTTTCACATCGATCGTGTCATGTGGAGCTACATTGATGACTGGACTGCAGAGAACCACCATGTCTTTGAGTATGTGCATCTTCTTTCTGGTGTCTTCTTCTACTTGAGCTCAGTGGTCAACCCCATCCTGTATAACCTCATGTCTTCACGCTTCAGAGAAATGTTCCGTGAGGTGGTGTGTCAAAAAAAACATCGTCAGCTCTCAATAA TTCCATGA
- the LOC109064241 gene encoding neuromedin-U receptor 1-like isoform X1: MIQYNCSSPDSLYAAVNASWCSTREDECHNRTASQSDLCLSRSAYLEKYLGPCRSPFFLPTCITYLLIFVVGVLGNSLTCIVIARHRVMRTTTNYYLFSLAISDLLVLLLGLPLELYELWSNYPFLFGVTGCYFKTCLFETVCFASVLNVTALSVERYRAVVHPLQAKHVATHAHAKRVILVLWAISLLCALPNTSLHGVETFKPRFGLTFPDSGVCTVVHERWIYNLLVQVTSLLFFILPMLTITVLYVLIGLQLHRERDCFDSKIGLNQDGVNQRARHRQVTKMLCALVIVFGICWAPFHIDRVMWSYIDDWTAENHHVFEYVHLLSGVFFYLSSVVNPILYNLMSSRFREMFREVVCQKKHRQLSISKVTLRSVVSASFSASNSVSFSVRFNPRGLPHTL; the protein is encoded by the exons ATGATCCAGTACAACTGCTCGTCTCCAGACTCGCTGTACGCTGCTGTGAATGCGTCATGGTGCTCCACCAGAGAGGACGAGTGTCACAACAGAACAGCGAGCCAGTCAGACCTCTGTCTGAGCCGCAGCGCTTACCTGGAGAAGTACCTGGGCCCTTGCCGTTCACCCTTCTTCCTGCCCACGTGCATCACCTACCTGCTCATCTTTGTAGTCGGCGTGCTGGGCAACAGCCTGACTTGTATAGTCATCGCCCGTCACCGCGTGATGCGCACAACCACAAACTACTACCTGTTCAGCTTGGCCATTTCTGACCTCCTCGTGCTGCTGCTGGGTCTCCCGCTGGAGCTTTATGAACTGTGGAGCAACTATCCCTTTCTGTTTGGCGTCACTGGCTGCTACTTCAAAACCTGCCTGTTCGAGACGGTCTGCTTTGCGTCTGTGCTCAACGTGACCGCCTTGAGCGTCGAGCGCTACAGAGCCGTGGTGCATCCTCTGCAGGCCAAACACGTGGCGACGCACGCTCATGCCAAGCGCGTTATCCTCGTGCTCTGGGCCATCTCGCTGTTGTGTGCCTTGCCCAATACCAGTCTGCATGGTGTGGAGACGTTTAAGCCCCGTTTTGGACTCACTTTCCCCGATTCGGGTGTGTGTACGGTGGTGCACGAGAGGTGGATCTACAATTTGCTGGTGCAGGTGACGTCGCTGCTCTTCTTCATCCTGCCAATGCTGACCATCACTGTGCTGTATGTGCTGATCGGCCTGCAGCTGCATCGAGAACGGGACTGTTTTGATTCAAAGATCGGGCTCAATCAGGATGGGGTAAATCAGAGGGCACGTCATCGGCAAGTCACAAAAATGCTCT GTGCATTGGTGATTGTGTTTGGGATCTGCTGGGCCCCGTTTCACATCGATCGTGTCATGTGGAGCTACATTGATGACTGGACTGCAGAGAACCACCATGTCTTTGAGTATGTGCATCTTCTTTCTGGTGTCTTCTTCTACTTGAGCTCAGTGGTCAACCCCATCCTGTATAACCTCATGTCTTCACGCTTCAGAGAAATGTTCCGTGAGGTGGTGTGTCAAAAAAAACATCGTCAGCTCTCAATAAGTAAGGTCACATTACGTAGCGTTGTTTCTGCCTCTTTTTCTGCCTCCAATTCTGTCTCATTTTCTGTCAGATTCAACCCTCGTGGGCTGCCACACACTCTGTAG
- the LOC109064241 gene encoding neuromedin-U receptor 1-like isoform X3 — MIQYNCSSPDSLYAAVNASWCSTREDECHNRTASQSDLCLSRSAYLEKYLGPCRSPFFLPTCITYLLIFVVGVLGNSLTCIVIARHRVMRTTTNYYLFSLAISDLLVLLLGLPLELYELWSNYPFLFGVTGCYFKTCLFETVCFASVLNVTALSVERYRAVVHPLQAKHVATHAHAKRVILVLWAISLLCALPNTSLHGVETFKPRFGLTFPDSGVCTVVHERWIYNLLVQVTSLLFFILPMLTITVLYVLIGLQLHRERDCFDSKIGLNQDGVNQRARHRQVTKMLCALVIVFGICWAPFHIDRVMWSYIDDWTAENHHVFEYVHLLSGVFFYLSSVVNPILYNLMSSRFREMFREVVCQKKHRQLSIM; from the exons ATGATCCAGTACAACTGCTCGTCTCCAGACTCGCTGTACGCTGCTGTGAATGCGTCATGGTGCTCCACCAGAGAGGACGAGTGTCACAACAGAACAGCGAGCCAGTCAGACCTCTGTCTGAGCCGCAGCGCTTACCTGGAGAAGTACCTGGGCCCTTGCCGTTCACCCTTCTTCCTGCCCACGTGCATCACCTACCTGCTCATCTTTGTAGTCGGCGTGCTGGGCAACAGCCTGACTTGTATAGTCATCGCCCGTCACCGCGTGATGCGCACAACCACAAACTACTACCTGTTCAGCTTGGCCATTTCTGACCTCCTCGTGCTGCTGCTGGGTCTCCCGCTGGAGCTTTATGAACTGTGGAGCAACTATCCCTTTCTGTTTGGCGTCACTGGCTGCTACTTCAAAACCTGCCTGTTCGAGACGGTCTGCTTTGCGTCTGTGCTCAACGTGACCGCCTTGAGCGTCGAGCGCTACAGAGCCGTGGTGCATCCTCTGCAGGCCAAACACGTGGCGACGCACGCTCATGCCAAGCGCGTTATCCTCGTGCTCTGGGCCATCTCGCTGTTGTGTGCCTTGCCCAATACCAGTCTGCATGGTGTGGAGACGTTTAAGCCCCGTTTTGGACTCACTTTCCCCGATTCGGGTGTGTGTACGGTGGTGCACGAGAGGTGGATCTACAATTTGCTGGTGCAGGTGACGTCGCTGCTCTTCTTCATCCTGCCAATGCTGACCATCACTGTGCTGTATGTGCTGATCGGCCTGCAGCTGCATCGAGAACGGGACTGTTTTGATTCAAAGATCGGGCTCAATCAGGATGGGGTAAATCAGAGGGCACGTCATCGGCAAGTCACAAAAATGCTCT GTGCATTGGTGATTGTGTTTGGGATCTGCTGGGCCCCGTTTCACATCGATCGTGTCATGTGGAGCTACATTGATGACTGGACTGCAGAGAACCACCATGTCTTTGAGTATGTGCATCTTCTTTCTGGTGTCTTCTTCTACTTGAGCTCAGTGGTCAACCCCATCCTGTATAACCTCATGTCTTCACGCTTCAGAGAAATGTTCCGTGAGGTGGTGTGTCAAAAAAAACATCGTCAGCTCTCAATAA TGTAA
- the LOC109068681 gene encoding TSC22 domain family protein 2-like, with product MEFRNPSTAFFQAFQSASRLKDSEMTCDSASGASVVAIDNKIEQAMDLVKSHLMYAVREEVEVLKEQIKELYERNSVLERENAVLKSLANNEQLSQLPVQSSSSAPVPGQAQPQPQPQPQPYLQLDSNQSADSLLPQPSVTST from the exons ATGGAGTTCAGGAATCCCTCCACAGCTTTCTTCCAAGCCTTCCAGTCTGCCAGTAGGCTGAAGGACTCAGAGATGACCTGTGATAG tgCCTCTGGAGCAAGTGTGGTTGCCATTGATAATAAAATAGAACAAGCAATg GATTTAGTGAAAAGCCATCTGATGTACGCTGTgcgggaggaggtggaggtgtTGAAGGAGCAAATCAAGGAGCTCTACGAGAGAAACTCTGTGCTGGAGCGAGAGAACGCAGTGCTCAAGTCTCTGGCCAACAACGAGCAGCTCTCACAGCTCCCCGTCCAATCCAGCTCCAGCGCCCCCGTCCCGGGCCAAGCCCagccccaaccccaaccccaacctcAGCCTTACCTTCAGCTGGACTCCAACCAGAGCGCAGACTCCCTGCTGCCGCAGCCCAGCGTCACCTCCACCTGA